From the Helicobacter pylori genome, one window contains:
- a CDS encoding efflux RND transporter periplasmic adaptor subunit — MLMGVLGVSLEAKEYPEIVLEEKNLQPMGLKVIKLDKEIFSKGLPFNAYIDFDSKSSVVQSLSFDASVVAVYKREGEQVKAGDAICEVSSIDLSNLYFELQNNQNKLKIAKDITKKDLELYRAGVIPKREYQTSFLASEEMGLKVNQLESTFKSFGVDPKNPKGQYGFRIVARDGGLLALAPKNVGEKILAFTSYVRISKSDDLIAQIKLPVGVSKSIKKDSPVYNEEGEEIGKIQSVSVVLDKGSNTILATALLDEGNYHVGEMVEMYIQGSQPKDSVLIPSNALIRNGKDYLVFVRTPKGFKPVAVQVLEERSKIFIVSTQNLHPNDSVAVGSLIGLKGMINNLGEE; from the coding sequence ATGTTAATGGGCGTTTTGGGCGTTTCTTTGGAAGCCAAAGAGTATCCAGAAATTGTTTTAGAAGAAAAAAACTTGCAACCCATGGGGTTAAAGGTGATTAAATTAGATAAAGAGATTTTCAGTAAAGGGCTTCCTTTTAACGCTTATATTGATTTTGATAGTAAAAGCTCTGTGGTGCAGAGTTTGAGTTTTGATGCGTCTGTGGTCGCTGTTTATAAAAGAGAGGGCGAACAGGTGAAGGCTGGAGATGCGATCTGTGAAGTGAGCTCTATTGATTTGAGCAATTTGTATTTTGAATTGCAAAACAACCAAAATAAATTAAAAATCGCTAAAGATATTACTAAAAAAGATTTAGAGCTTTATAGGGCCGGTGTCATTCCTAAAAGGGAGTATCAAACGAGCTTTCTAGCCAGCGAAGAAATGGGCTTAAAAGTCAATCAACTAGAATCCACTTTCAAAAGCTTTGGCGTGGATCCTAAAAACCCTAAAGGGCAGTATGGTTTTAGGATTGTGGCTAGAGATGGCGGTCTTTTAGCGTTAGCGCCTAAAAATGTGGGCGAGAAGATTTTAGCTTTCACTAGCTACGTGCGTATTTCAAAAAGCGATGATTTGATCGCTCAAATCAAATTGCCTGTAGGCGTTTCTAAATCTATTAAAAAAGATTCGCCGGTGTATAATGAAGAGGGGGAAGAAATTGGCAAGATCCAAAGCGTTTCGGTGGTGTTAGACAAAGGCTCTAACACGATTTTAGCCACCGCCTTATTAGATGAGGGCAATTACCATGTGGGGGAAATGGTAGAAATGTATATTCAAGGCTCTCAACCCAAAGACTCCGTTTTAATCCCTTCAAACGCTTTAATCAGGAATGGGAAAGATTACCTGGTGTTTGTGAGAACGCCTAAAGGTTTTAAGCCTGTGGCGGTTCAAGTTTTAGAAGAGCGCAGCAAGATTTTTATCGTGAGCACTCAAAATTTACACCCCAATGACAGCGTGGCAGTGGGTTCATTGATAGGGTTAAAAGGCATGATCAACAATTTAGGGGAAGAGTGA
- a CDS encoding virulence factor codes for MYAVTFDLDTNCLNENGVNLSKVYSDIRKFMEQHGFKWQQGSVYFGDETINAVTCVATVQILAKQIPCFADCVKDVRMLKIEENNDLMPAIKIVL; via the coding sequence ATGTATGCTGTAACTTTTGATCTTGACACCAATTGCTTGAATGAAAACGGAGTGAATCTGTCAAAAGTTTATTCTGATATTCGTAAATTCATGGAACAACACGGCTTTAAATGGCAACAAGGTAGCGTGTATTTTGGCGATGAGACCATCAACGCTGTTACTTGTGTCGCTACGGTGCAAATTTTAGCCAAACAAATACCATGTTTTGCGGATTGTGTTAAAGATGTCAGAATGTTAAAAATAGAAGAAAACAACGATTTAATGCCGGCTATTAAAATCGTTCTATAA
- a CDS encoding efflux RND transporter permease subunit, producing MLASIIEFSLRQRVIVIVGAILILFFGTYSFIHTPVDAFPDISPTQVKIILKLPGSSPEEMENNIVRPLELELLGLKGQKSLRSVSKYSISDITIDFDDSVDIYLARNIVNERLSSVMKDLPVGVEGGMAPIVTPLSDIFMFTIDGNITEIEKRQLLDFVIRPQLRMISGVADVNSIGGFSRAFVIVPDFNDMARLGVSISDLEAAVRVNLRNSGAGRVDRDGETFLVKIQTASLSLEDIGKITVSTNLGHLHIKDFAKVISQSRTRLGFVTKDGVGETTEGLVLSLKEANTKEIITQVYQKLEELKPLLPSGVSLNVFYDRSEFTQKAIATVSKTLIEAVVLIIITLFLFLGNLRASVAVGVILPLSLSVAFIFIKLNNLTLNLMSLGGLIIAIGMLIDSAVVVVENAFEKLSANTKTTKLHAIYRSCKEIAVSVVSGVVIIIVFFVPILTLQGLEGKMFRPLAQSIVYALLGTLVLSITIIPVVSSLVLKATPHSETFLTRFLNRIYGPLLEFFVRNPKKVILGAFVFLMASLSLFPFVGKNFMPTLDEGDVVLSVETTPSISLDQSKDLILNIESTIKKHVKEVKTIVARTGSDELGLDLGGLNQTDTFISFIPKKEWSVKTKDELLEKIMDSLKDFKGINFSFTQPIEMRISEMLTGVRGDLAVKIFGDDISALNELSFQIAQVLKGIKGSSEVLTTLNEGVNYLYVTPNKEAMANVGITSDEFSKFLKSALEGLIVDVIPTGISRTPVMIRQESDFASSITKIKSLALTSKYGVLVPITSIAKIEEVDGPVSIVREDSRRMSVVRSNVVGRDLNSFVEEAKKVIAQNVKLPPSYYITYGGQFENQQRANKRLSTVIPLSILAIFFILFFTFKSIPLALLILLNIPFAVTGGLIALFAVGEYISVPASVGFIALFGIAVLNGVVMIGYFKELLLQGKSVEECVLLGAKRRLRPVLMTACIAGLGLLPLLFSHSVGSEVQKPLAIVVLGGLVTSSALTLLLLPPMFMLIAKKIKIV from the coding sequence ATGCTCGCTTCTATCATTGAATTTTCCTTACGCCAACGGGTGATTGTGATTGTTGGCGCGATTCTGATTTTATTTTTTGGGACTTATAGTTTTATCCACACTCCAGTAGACGCTTTCCCGGATATTTCGCCCACTCAAGTCAAAATCATTTTAAAACTCCCCGGCTCTAGCCCTGAAGAAATGGAAAATAACATCGTGCGCCCTTTAGAATTAGAGCTTTTAGGCTTGAAAGGGCAAAAATCTTTAAGGAGCGTTTCAAAATATTCTATTTCAGACATTACGATAGATTTTGATGACAGCGTGGATATTTATTTAGCGAGAAATATTGTCAATGAGCGCTTGAGCAGCGTGATGAAAGATTTACCTGTGGGGGTTGAAGGGGGCATGGCGCCCATTGTTACGCCCTTATCAGACATCTTTATGTTCACCATTGATGGCAATATCACCGAAATAGAAAAACGACAGCTTTTAGATTTTGTGATCCGCCCGCAATTGAGAATGATTAGCGGCGTGGCGGATGTCAATTCTATTGGAGGCTTTAGCAGGGCGTTTGTGATCGTGCCGGATTTTAATGACATGGCAAGGCTTGGGGTGAGTATTTCTGATTTAGAAGCGGCTGTGAGAGTGAATTTAAGAAACAGCGGAGCGGGGCGCGTGGATAGAGATGGCGAAACCTTTTTAGTCAAAATCCAAACCGCTTCTTTGAGTTTAGAAGACATTGGCAAAATCACCGTTTCCACTAATTTAGGGCATTTGCATATTAAGGATTTTGCGAAAGTCATCAGCCAGTCTCGCACCCGATTAGGGTTTGTTACTAAAGATGGCGTGGGCGAGACCACAGAGGGCTTAGTGCTTTCTTTAAAAGAAGCCAACACGAAAGAAATCATCACTCAAGTGTATCAAAAACTAGAAGAATTAAAACCCCTTTTACCGAGCGGTGTGTCCCTTAATGTTTTTTATGATCGCTCTGAATTCACGCAAAAAGCCATTGCCACCGTTTCTAAAACCCTCATTGAAGCCGTTGTTTTAATCATCATCACGCTCTTTTTATTTTTAGGGAATTTGAGGGCGAGCGTGGCTGTGGGGGTGATTTTACCCTTAAGTTTGTCCGTGGCGTTTATTTTTATCAAGCTCAATAATTTGACTTTAAACTTGATGAGTTTGGGGGGGCTGATTATCGCTATAGGCATGCTCATTGACTCAGCCGTGGTGGTGGTGGAAAACGCTTTTGAAAAATTGAGCGCTAACACTAAAACCACTAAACTCCATGCGATCTATCGCTCATGTAAAGAAATCGCCGTTTCAGTGGTGAGCGGGGTGGTGATCATCATTGTGTTTTTTGTGCCGATTTTGACCTTACAGGGTTTAGAGGGAAAGATGTTTAGGCCTTTAGCGCAAAGCATTGTGTACGCGCTTTTAGGCACTTTAGTTCTATCTATTACGATCATTCCTGTAGTCAGCTCTCTTGTTTTAAAAGCCACGCCCCATAGCGAAACCTTTTTAACGAGGTTTTTAAATAGAATCTATGGCCCTTTATTGGAATTTTTTGTGCGTAACCCTAAAAAAGTGATTTTAGGAGCGTTTGTTTTTTTAATGGCGAGCCTTTCTTTATTCCCTTTTGTGGGGAAGAATTTCATGCCCACTTTAGATGAGGGCGATGTGGTTTTGAGCGTGGAAACCACCCCCTCTATTTCCTTAGATCAATCTAAAGATCTCATCTTAAACATTGAAAGCACGATTAAAAAGCATGTCAAAGAAGTCAAAACCATTGTCGCACGCACAGGGAGCGATGAATTGGGGCTGGATTTGGGGGGGTTGAATCAAACCGATACTTTTATTTCTTTCATCCCTAAAAAAGAATGGAGCGTGAAAACCAAAGACGAATTGTTAGAAAAAATCATGGATTCTTTAAAAGACTTTAAGGGGATTAATTTTTCTTTCACCCAACCTATTGAAATGAGGATTTCTGAAATGCTTACAGGGGTTAGGGGGGATTTAGCGGTTAAGATTTTTGGAGATGATATTAGCGCATTAAACGAGTTGAGTTTTCAAATCGCGCAAGTTTTAAAAGGGATTAAAGGCTCTAGTGAAGTTTTAACCACGCTCAATGAGGGCGTGAATTATTTGTATGTAACGCCCAATAAAGAAGCGATGGCGAATGTGGGGATCACTAGCGATGAATTTTCCAAGTTTTTAAAATCCGCTTTAGAGGGTTTGATCGTGGATGTGATCCCTACAGGGATTTCACGCACGCCGGTGATGATCCGCCAAGAGAGCGATTTTGCAAGCTCTATCACAAAGATTAAAAGCTTGGCCTTGACTTCAAAATATGGCGTTTTAGTGCCTATCACTTCTATCGCTAAGATTGAAGAAGTGGATGGCCCTGTTTCTATCGTGCGCGAAGATTCAAGGCGCATGAGCGTGGTTCGCAGTAATGTGGTGGGGCGCGATTTAAACTCTTTCGTAGAAGAGGCTAAAAAAGTGATCGCTCAAAACGTCAAACTCCCTCCTAGCTACTATATCACTTATGGGGGGCAGTTTGAAAACCAGCAACGGGCTAATAAAAGGCTTTCCACCGTTATCCCTTTAAGCATCTTAGCGATTTTTTTCATTCTTTTTTTCACTTTTAAAAGCATTCCTTTAGCCTTGCTCATTCTTTTGAATATCCCTTTTGCGGTTACCGGAGGGCTTATTGCGTTGTTTGCGGTAGGGGAATATATTTCAGTGCCAGCGAGCGTGGGCTTTATCGCTCTTTTTGGGATTGCGGTTTTAAATGGCGTGGTGATGATAGGCTATTTTAAAGAGCTTCTCTTACAAGGAAAAAGCGTAGAAGAATGCGTTTTGTTGGGCGCTAAAAGGCGTTTGAGGCCGGTTTTAATGACCGCTTGCATTGCCGGTTTGGGTTTGCTCCCTTTATTATTTTCTCATAGCGTGGGATCCGAAGTCCAAAAACCCTTAGCGATCGTGGTGCTTGGAGGTTTGGTTACCTCAAGCGCTCTAACCTTACTCTTACTGCCACCCATGTTCATGCTCATCGCTAAAAAGATTAAAATCGTTTGA
- a CDS encoding NAD(P)H-dependent glycerol-3-phosphate dehydrogenase, with protein MEIAVFGGGAWGRALAFAFGEKNEVKIISRRDLNEPLKKLNDALISKGSAPIEQVDLERGLKAALYVIAISVQHLREWFQNASLPKNAKVLIASKGIEVLNKAFVSEIAKDFIDPNALCFLAGPSFAAEIIQGLPCALVIHSNNQALALEFANKTPSFIRAYAQQDIIGGEIAGAYKNVIAIAGGVCDGLKLGNSAKASLLSRGLVEMQRFGAFFGGKTETFLGLSGAGDLFLTANSILSRNYRVGLGLAQNKPLEVVLEELGEVAEGVKTTNAIVEIAKKYGIYTPIASELALLLKGKSVLESMNDLIRRA; from the coding sequence ATGGAAATTGCAGTATTTGGTGGCGGGGCGTGGGGGAGGGCTTTAGCCTTTGCTTTTGGAGAAAAGAATGAAGTGAAAATCATTTCAAGGCGGGATTTAAACGAGCCGCTAAAAAAGCTCAATGACGCTTTAATCTCTAAAGGTTCTGCCCCCATAGAGCAAGTGGATTTAGAAAGAGGCTTAAAAGCGGCACTCTATGTGATCGCTATTAGCGTGCAGCACTTAAGAGAATGGTTTCAAAACGCTTCTTTACCCAAAAACGCTAAGGTTTTAATCGCCTCTAAAGGGATAGAGGTTTTAAATAAGGCGTTTGTGAGCGAGATCGCAAAGGATTTTATCGATCCTAACGCTTTGTGTTTTTTAGCCGGCCCGAGTTTTGCGGCTGAAATCATTCAAGGCTTGCCTTGCGCGTTAGTCATCCATTCTAATAATCAAGCTTTAGCACTAGAATTTGCCAATAAAACCCCCTCTTTTATCAGAGCCTACGCCCAACAAGACATCATAGGGGGTGAAATCGCCGGGGCGTATAAAAACGTGATAGCCATTGCTGGGGGGGTTTGTGATGGCTTGAAATTAGGCAATAGCGCTAAAGCGAGTTTATTGTCTAGGGGTTTGGTGGAAATGCAACGCTTTGGGGCGTTCTTTGGGGGCAAGACAGAGACTTTTTTAGGACTTTCTGGGGCTGGGGATTTGTTTTTAACCGCTAATTCCATTTTATCCAGGAATTATCGTGTGGGTTTGGGGCTAGCCCAAAACAAGCCTTTAGAGGTGGTTTTAGAAGAATTGGGCGAAGTGGCTGAAGGGGTGAAAACGACCAACGCCATTGTGGAAATCGCTAAAAAATATGGCATTTACACGCCCATTGCGAGCGAATTAGCCTTGCTTTTAAAGGGTAAGAGTGTGCTAGAGAGCATGAACGATTTGATCAGACGCGCTTAA
- the glyS gene encoding glycine--tRNA ligase subunit beta, with product MHSDELLVEVLVEELPAQALLNEYKEMPKKLHALFQKRALEVGNIEVFYTPRRLCLFIKDFPLLTQETKEEFFGPPVKIACNHQDKTQGLNALGLGFYQKLGLKDHQHFQTAFKNNKEVLYHAKIHAKQPTKDLIMPIVLEFLEGLNFGKSMRWGNVEKSFIRPIHNICVLFNGENFNDIEVKEYGFKTKQATKAHRQEGFDFIQVDSPKAYFEVLEKNHVILDPKKRETKILQEIKELETKHDIIVEMDRELLDEVVAITEYPTALLGEFDKAFLKLPSEIITTSMKENQRYFAVFNQKSQEESPTLHNGFIVVSNAINKDKQKIILGNQKVLKARLSDAVFFYENDLKKPLDNAPLESVVFVQGLGTLKDKMERESIIAQYLTQKYASSLNMPLEKALELVKRAVQIAKADLLSEVVYEFSELQGIMGYYYALEQNENELVALSVKEQYLPASENAPLPSSVFSSIVALSLKIDSLFSLFSVGKIPSGSKDPFALRRLSFGLLKIIAHYGLEFDLKADLKNLFEKVGVYQRFDLEILEKFLLERFNNLIDCNPSIIRSVLNTNERDIVTIIQKVKALKRFLDDPKNAQKKELLFSAFKRLANINKDRNPNESSEFSTRLFKEPKEHALFEAFNAIKTSAFESLDSKIEAYFSLHAPLEEYFKSVLVMDKDIEIQKNRKNFLWDVYQSFLEIGDIKEIAI from the coding sequence TTGCATTCAGATGAATTGTTAGTAGAGGTTTTAGTTGAAGAATTGCCCGCACAAGCGTTATTGAATGAATATAAAGAAATGCCTAAAAAACTCCACGCTCTTTTTCAAAAACGCGCTTTAGAAGTGGGAAATATAGAGGTTTTTTACACCCCTAGGCGTTTGTGTTTGTTCATCAAAGACTTTCCCCTTTTAACCCAAGAAACCAAAGAGGAATTTTTTGGCCCTCCCGTTAAAATCGCATGCAATCATCAAGATAAAACGCAAGGCTTGAACGCGCTGGGTTTAGGGTTTTATCAAAAATTAGGACTAAAGGATCACCAGCATTTCCAAACGGCGTTTAAAAACAATAAAGAAGTGCTTTATCACGCTAAAATCCACGCCAAACAGCCCACAAAAGATCTGATCATGCCCATTGTGTTAGAGTTTTTAGAGGGTTTGAATTTTGGGAAGTCCATGCGTTGGGGCAATGTGGAAAAAAGCTTTATCAGGCCCATTCATAATATTTGCGTGTTGTTTAATGGGGAAAATTTTAACGATATTGAAGTTAAAGAGTATGGTTTTAAAACCAAGCAAGCCACCAAAGCGCACCGACAAGAGGGTTTTGATTTCATCCAAGTGGATAGCCCTAAAGCGTATTTTGAAGTTTTAGAAAAAAACCATGTCATTTTAGACCCTAAAAAGCGCGAAACTAAAATCTTGCAAGAAATTAAAGAGCTAGAAACAAAGCATGACATCATTGTAGAAATGGATAGGGAACTATTAGATGAGGTTGTAGCGATCACGGAATACCCCACGGCGCTTTTGGGAGAGTTTGACAAGGCGTTTTTAAAATTACCTAGTGAAATCATCACCACTTCCATGAAAGAAAACCAGCGCTATTTTGCGGTCTTTAATCAAAAAAGCCAAGAAGAAAGCCCAACATTGCATAACGGCTTTATTGTGGTGAGTAACGCTATCAATAAAGACAAGCAAAAAATCATTTTAGGCAATCAAAAGGTTTTAAAAGCCCGTTTGAGCGATGCGGTTTTCTTTTATGAAAACGATCTTAAAAAGCCCTTAGATAACGCCCCTTTAGAGAGCGTGGTTTTTGTGCAAGGTTTAGGGACTTTAAAAGATAAAATGGAGCGAGAATCAATCATCGCTCAATACTTGACGCAAAAATACGCTTCATCTTTAAACATGCCTTTAGAAAAAGCCCTTGAGTTGGTTAAAAGAGCCGTTCAAATCGCTAAAGCGGATTTACTCAGTGAAGTGGTGTATGAATTTAGCGAGCTTCAAGGGATCATGGGCTATTACTACGCTTTAGAACAAAACGAAAACGAGTTAGTCGCCTTGAGTGTGAAAGAGCAGTATTTGCCCGCAAGCGAAAACGCCCCTTTGCCCTCTAGCGTTTTTAGTTCGATCGTGGCTTTGAGCTTGAAAATAGACAGCCTGTTTTCTCTTTTTAGCGTGGGTAAAATCCCTAGCGGATCTAAAGATCCCTTTGCTTTGAGGCGCTTGAGTTTTGGGCTATTGAAAATCATCGCGCATTATGGGTTAGAATTTGATTTGAAAGCGGATTTAAAAAACCTCTTTGAAAAAGTGGGCGTTTATCAACGCTTTGATTTGGAGATTCTAGAGAAGTTTTTATTAGAACGATTTAATAATTTAATAGATTGCAACCCCTCTATTATAAGGAGCGTGTTAAACACCAATGAGCGAGATATTGTTACAATCATTCAAAAAGTCAAAGCCTTAAAACGCTTTTTAGACGATCCCAAGAACGCTCAAAAAAAAGAGTTGCTTTTTAGCGCTTTCAAACGCCTAGCCAATATCAATAAAGACAGAAACCCTAACGAGTCAAGCGAGTTTTCTACCCGTCTTTTTAAAGAGCCAAAAGAGCATGCCCTTTTTGAAGCGTTCAATGCGATCAAAACGAGCGCTTTTGAGAGTTTGGATAGCAAAATAGAGGCTTATTTCAGTTTGCATGCACCTTTAGAAGAGTATTTTAAAAGCGTGTTAGTGATGGATAAAGATATAGAAATCCAAAAAAATCGTAAAAATTTCCTATGGGATGTGTATCAAAGTTTCTTAGAAATTGGGGATATTAAAGAAATTGCGATTTAA
- the glyQ gene encoding glycine--tRNA ligase subunit alpha: MQDFSSLLLKLQEYWKDQGCLVIQPYDIPAGAGTFHPATLLRSLDKKPWNVAYVAPSRRPTDGRYGENPNRLGSYYQFQVVIKPSPSNIQEMYLKSLEVLGINLNEHDIRFVEDNWESPTLGAWGLGWEVWLDGMEVTQFTYFQQVGGIPCSPIPVEITYGLERLAMYVQKVENILEIEWAKKDNESVRYAQVHLESEYEFSKYHFEVASVTRLLGMFKNAQAEALHCLENKLPLPAYDLVMLCSHFFNILDARKAISVAERQNYILQIRDLAKGCAVLYKEQEEEREERLKNALTKA, encoded by the coding sequence ATGCAAGATTTTTCAAGTTTATTATTAAAATTACAAGAGTATTGGAAAGATCAAGGCTGTTTGGTGATCCAGCCTTATGATATTCCTGCAGGAGCTGGGACATTCCACCCCGCCACGCTTTTAAGGAGTTTGGATAAAAAGCCGTGGAACGTGGCGTATGTCGCGCCCTCTAGAAGGCCTACTGATGGGCGCTATGGGGAAAACCCTAACCGCTTGGGGAGTTATTACCAATTCCAAGTAGTCATCAAGCCAAGCCCTTCTAATATCCAAGAAATGTATTTAAAAAGCTTGGAAGTGTTAGGGATAAACCTTAATGAGCATGACATACGATTTGTAGAAGACAATTGGGAGAGTCCGACTTTGGGGGCATGGGGGCTTGGCTGGGAAGTGTGGCTTGATGGCATGGAGGTTACGCAATTCACTTATTTCCAGCAAGTGGGGGGCATTCCTTGCAGCCCTATCCCTGTGGAAATCACTTACGGCTTAGAAAGATTGGCGATGTATGTCCAAAAAGTGGAAAATATCCTAGAGATTGAATGGGCGAAAAAGGATAATGAAAGCGTTCGTTACGCGCAAGTGCATTTGGAAAGCGAATACGAATTCAGCAAGTATCATTTTGAAGTGGCGAGCGTAACAAGGCTGTTAGGAATGTTTAAAAACGCCCAAGCCGAAGCCTTGCATTGTTTGGAAAACAAGCTCCCGCTGCCGGCTTATGATTTGGTGATGCTATGCTCGCATTTTTTCAATATTTTAGACGCTAGAAAGGCGATTTCGGTGGCTGAAAGGCAAAATTATATTTTACAGATTAGGGATTTAGCCAAAGGGTGCGCCGTTCTTTATAAAGAGCAAGAAGAAGAAAGAGAAGAGCGCCTAAAAAACGCTCTAACAAAGGCTTAA
- a CDS encoding TolC family protein, giving the protein MRFNSVKRKIQRFLGIVSFISMLSAKTFTLQEFFKEVETNSMELIGKKADFKSRLNEQRSVNAWDFPYIENETSMVKNFQGIIEAQPRTLLVVRPKLPWVSSLLSKSLSIKTIQYDKSYQLSKNLAFIGAKRLYLTYVMTKEKYQVYVQREANFYSQLKIAKEKVKAGSMSEKDYINFNNSYLESKLAKTNVETKLIDLEKMLDTMLAIVEPVKDGAHFDTYLDHLHDVKVIGLDFEYVHLEPEALKFKLDRSLYVDILDLTAKDYQVNAKLANRDVFNAFEFGIGSESYNSSTNLSVEVRIPLPVTPKNIYQKRKFLDLQSGTLAQNEVMKRNIRINANSYLNQLKTKEAYIETQKEAIANKKRLMEMGRIAYEAQKIGLFEYLIYQNSYMDALITLAEAKIEYIDISALLEETLGESLTRLGELH; this is encoded by the coding sequence TTGCGATTTAATTCTGTCAAACGCAAAATCCAGCGTTTTTTAGGGATCGTTTCTTTTATAAGCATGCTTAGTGCGAAAACCTTTACCCTACAAGAATTTTTTAAAGAAGTGGAAACCAATTCTATGGAGTTGATCGGCAAAAAAGCCGATTTTAAAAGCCGTTTGAATGAGCAACGCTCCGTGAATGCTTGGGATTTTCCCTATATTGAGAATGAAACTTCTATGGTGAAAAACTTCCAAGGCATTATAGAAGCGCAACCCAGAACCCTTTTAGTGGTAAGGCCCAAGCTCCCATGGGTGAGTTCGCTTTTATCCAAAAGTCTTTCTATTAAAACCATTCAATACGATAAAAGTTATCAATTGAGTAAAAATCTCGCTTTTATTGGCGCTAAACGCCTTTATTTGACTTATGTGATGACTAAGGAAAAGTATCAGGTGTATGTGCAACGGGAAGCGAACTTTTATTCGCAACTCAAAATCGCTAAAGAAAAAGTCAAAGCCGGCAGCATGAGCGAAAAGGATTACATCAACTTCAATAATTCTTATTTGGAATCCAAACTCGCTAAAACCAATGTGGAAACCAAACTCATAGATTTAGAAAAAATGCTAGACACGATGCTCGCTATTGTGGAGCCGGTCAAAGATGGGGCGCATTTTGACACTTATTTAGACCATTTGCATGATGTCAAGGTGATCGGTTTGGATTTTGAATACGTGCACTTAGAACCTGAAGCTTTAAAGTTTAAATTGGATCGCTCGTTGTATGTGGATATTTTGGATTTGACGGCTAAAGATTATCAGGTGAATGCGAAATTGGCTAATAGAGACGTGTTTAATGCATTTGAATTCGGGATTGGCTCTGAAAGCTATAACTCTTCAACTAATCTTTCTGTGGAAGTGCGTATCCCTTTGCCGGTAACGCCTAAAAATATCTATCAAAAGCGTAAATTCTTGGATCTGCAAAGCGGGACGCTCGCGCAAAATGAAGTGATGAAACGAAACATTAGAATCAACGCTAACTCCTACTTAAACCAGCTCAAAACCAAAGAAGCATACATTGAAACCCAAAAAGAAGCCATTGCCAATAAGAAGCGTTTGATGGAAATGGGGCGCATCGCTTATGAAGCCCAAAAAATCGGGCTTTTTGAATACTTGATCTATCAAAATTCTTACATGGACGCTCTCATCACTCTGGCGGAAGCCAAGATTGAATACATTGATATTAGCGCGCTTTTAGAAGAGACTTTAGGGGAGAGCTTGACCAGATTAGGAGAATTGCATTGA
- a CDS encoding DUF3240 family protein — protein MLALEIYIDICLKDALIDYLFEKGFDDFFYVECYKYAASSLLLSQKEQVSGRKDYAKFKLFLSEEVALPLAQALKNQFASKEMKLFYSQTHGL, from the coding sequence ATGCTAGCTTTAGAAATTTATATTGATATTTGCTTGAAAGACGCTTTAATAGATTATTTGTTTGAAAAAGGCTTTGATGATTTTTTTTATGTGGAATGCTATAAATACGCCGCTTCTTCATTGCTTTTAAGCCAAAAAGAACAGGTGAGCGGGCGTAAAGACTACGCTAAATTCAAGCTTTTTTTAAGCGAGGAAGTCGCTTTACCTCTAGCCCAAGCGTTAAAAAACCAGTTCGCTTCTAAAGAAATGAAATTGTTTTATTCTCAAACGCATGGGTTGTAA